TCCAGAACTTCCAACCAGTACGTCAGAAGAAAGACTAAAAACACATGATAATCTAAGTAAAGAACCGGTTCCAAAGCTGCACACCTGCCCTATTGTTTGTAAGTTGTGTGCTTGGGAAAGTTTCATGTTACTTCAAGCCTAGGGTTTATAGGTCTATAAACCTTTGGCCCCATGGGCAGCTTTCTATTACcagctgaccaagaaagaaagagtTCAGGTCTGATTCTGCGAAGTATGCTGGTCATACCTGAAAGCAGACAGCTTTAGCAATACAGTTTAATTCCAAGTTGGCCCTGAAGAAATCTTCCTGGTAGGCAGTACATTAAGTACCATACAGAGTCATTTATTTTGCTTAGAAGGAGAAATGGGCAGAGGTACAATTCGATACCAAGTCTTGGATGCCAGCTAATGGCTTGGCAGGCTTGGCAGGGAATCAGAAGGAAGACGATCAGAAAATTGGGGACAATAAGTCTGGGAATGGGTTATGAGAACAGACTTTTACTTGAAATGGGTCCATACTGGGCAGATATTCAGATACCATATATTACTCAGCAAAAGGATATTCATCAGAGGAATATCTTATCTTAATAATCAGGTGAACAAGATGGTCCATTCTTATGGCTGTCACTCTCTTGGCCACTGTGTGCTTTCACTACGGCTCAGAGACAAAGCGGTCATGACAGCAGGGATGGAAATGATGTGTGAGCTCAACATGGACTTGCACCTACCGAGGCTCGTCTGGCTGTAGCCCCTGCTGAATTCCCAATCCAACGGGTGGGCAAACACTGCACCTCCATAAGGCACCATTCCCTGGCGGCGAGGAGGGAACCATCTAACTACGGGTGCCAGGCTGATTTCACTGGACCACTCCCATCATGGGAAAGGCAGCATTTGGTTCTTACTTGAATACACACTAAAAATGTAGTTTTAGCTTTTGTCTCTGTGACTTTTCTGTTAATACCATATTCCATGAACTTGAAAAATGCCTTTTTTAGAACCATGGTATAAAACATAACTCTGATTCTGACCAAAAAACTTGGCTCTATAGCAAAGGAAGTACAGTACTGGATTCATGCTTATGAGAGTCACTGATCTTACCATGTCCCCTGTAACTGATAGAACGGTGCAATGGCCTTTCAGCGTTAGTTAGACCGACAGCTCAGTAGCACTGCCTCTCTGGGCTGAGGTAATGTATTCCAGTATGCTGGACATGCTCTGAATAACCAACAAATACATGGTGCCATTTTCTCAGAGCAGGGATTTGCAGATCTGAGAGTGAAGACACGGGGGTAGAAGCAGGTCCTCAGTTACCCCCCAGCTGTTCACCAGAGAAATTTTTGTTTCCTGTTACAATAACATTGACTTTTGCTGGTCTAGAAGACTTAGGCTTCCACAAGGGATCATAGAAATCATTCCATTAAACTGGAAGTTAAGAATGCCACCCTGCCATGGGTAAAGTTTTTTTTGCGTGACAGGATTAGTGTGTTAGTTTAATGAGGAAAAGTTGCATCATGTTATATGAAAGCATATTTTTGCTATTGAAATGCAGATATGGTTAGGAAAGATGTAGAGTGATTTTAAATGGATAAGGGGTGGATTTCTGGCTAAGTGTCAACTTAGCTAGGCTTGAACTACTTTTTCCAAACTTCCTTTACCTCTATGGTGTCAGGTTAGAGTTGGCCACAAGAGAGAAATGCATGAGACAGGGATGGTGGACTAGAAAGAGCAACCATTTTACACTTGGAAGGTTGGCATATAACACCGGGCACTGTGGCGGCTTGTGCATGCTGTTCCTGATCTTTTGGCTTCCTTTGTTGGTAAGGACCAGCACCTGGACTTGTACCTATTTAAATTCCTATCAGTTCTTCTTCAGCTTTTGCGAGCCCTGGGCCAGGTGAATGTGCAGTTCCACAGTGAAGACACCAACTTCTCCCCATAAGTCTTCCACATTACCTTAACTGGAGACAGTGATAACCAGGCACAGGTTCCAGTTTATATTCACAATTCCAGTGCACCCCTCCCAATTTAAGCTGGTCCTTGTTCTTTGCTATTTCACAGTCAGCTTTTCTCCACAGAGGCAACAGCCTTATAAAGACTTCTCCACTAGCTCTCACAATTACATTAGTTCTAATTCCCATAATTAATCCTATATTCTATATTATTCATATTGCTTCTGCTTCTCTGATTAAAACCTGACTGATAAAATtagtatggagaatatataaaAACTTCTACAAATGAGTCAAACAAAtgactgaaagaaaaatgacaaaagagacagagaagtcatacaaaagaaaaaataaagctaaCATGGGATGTTGGGCCTCATCAGGAATCAGGGGAATACACATTAAAACATGAGCAACTATTTCATTCTCATCAAAGCAGCAAATACTAAAATGCATGAACACTCTGTAAGTTTGGACGTGAAATAAAAGGCAAATGTACAAAATGCTGGTGAGATCTATATGATTTAACAATTGGGGAATAATAATTCATCAATAGTGGTAAAGCTGAAAATGGGTATTCCCTAAGGGCTAGCAACTCTACAGCTATGTACTTTGTCTAGAGAATAGtaatattaatacatattttagcTTGAGGAATGATACACTTCCTTGAGATTAGTAATCCAGGAGGAGGAGGTCTCCATTATGTGGACTTTTGGCTTTAACTATGGAGGCAAATAAGGAGAAACTTCCTTGAGGTTAGTAATCCAGGAGGAGGAGGTCTCCAACTGTGGTAGGCAGCCCATTAAGACAGCCTCCAGTGATCCCTGCCTCAAGGTAATCAGGCTCTTGTCTAATCTCCTCCCCTTTTGCACGGCCTTCATTCAGTGTCTTAATTCTAGTGAATAAAATATCATGAAGGTGACGGAAAGTTGCTTGCAAGATTAAATTACAAGAAGACTGCGGCTGCAGTCTTGGTACCTTCTCCTACCCTATTACCCTGTGAGCTTTCTATGGAGAGACCCACATGACAAGGTGTCTCCATCCAATATCTAGCAAAGTCCTGAAGCCAGTAAACAGTCATAAGAATGAACTTGGAAATGGATGCTCCTCCAGTTGTGCCTTGGTATGATTACAGCCCTAATACTTTGATTGTGGAACTGTGAAGTACTGAGCCAGAGGCATCCGCTAAATCATGCTCAGAttcttgacccacagaaactgtgagataataaatgtttgttgtattAAGCCATTGAATTTTAGAGTAATTTCTAaaatagcaatagataactaatataccCTTCAATAATCATTACAAACTCAGAGTAGTAAACAAATTCATTGTTTTCAAGCTACTAGGGGATTTGAATTACCTGAAGCCACccattaattcattaattcaaccAATAATTACTGAAGGCCTAATCAATCAGGCTGTGGTACAGGGATAaagtcatgaaaaaaaaatcaatcacccTCCCATACTTTTAAGGAGTTCTGCAGACAGACaatgaacaataaaataaatcttATGTCAGATGATGATAAttactatggagaaaaataaagcaagaaagtAGGACAAAGTCTGGTCTAAGAAGGGGTTGCGATTTTAAAAGGGTAGTCAGAGGTTCCTCTGAAAATATGGCATATAACAAAAACCCTGAAAAGTGTGATGGAGTGAGTCATACAGGACCTGGAGGAAGTATATTCCcagcagagagaagagaaaatgaaaagtcttAATGCAGGAGAGACAGTGACTAGGTCAGCATCTAgatgcctgtgtttttttctaaggacTTTTGGCTTTAACTCTGGAGGCAAATAAGGAGAAACTGGGTTTTGAAAAGAAAAGTGATATCACTGAAGttttaaaagatcattctggCTCCTGTGCTTAGACTCTGTGTGGCAgagtggggtggggacaggactAGGGGACCATCACCTGTAGAACCAAGAAGACTGGCTAGGAAGTTTTTTACAATAGTTCCACTGAGAGTGTGGTGGTTCAGATCAGGGAGGGAACAATGAAGGATGTGAAAAATTGTCTgatatgaatacattttaaagaaagatcAATAGAATCTGCCAAATTAATTTGTAAGGTACAAATGTGAGTATGTCCACTGAAGAATAATTAGTGTAAATGATTAAGCCATAAGAATACATGCTTTATCAATTCTActtccaaatatttattattcataaTCCCCTATAATCTGTAGTCCCTGCTACTGCTTTGCTTCCAGGCACTATAATGACTATTTTCAATGACTTTTTAAAGATTATTAATGTACTTTTATTTAGTTTATGCTCATTTAAATGAGCAGCAGAGTGCTTAACAGGTAAGTTGATTTTGAAACAATTCAGCATTACAGTGACTGTGATGGTTACTCATCATTCCACTCTCTGGGGGTAACCCTGCCAACAGGGGACAGGTTCCATCCAATCTGTGTGCCCATAAACACCCACGCAACAACACAGAAAGTGGTGCCACTGGCTAATACAGCATTGCCATATTTGTCATGAAAACCTGGTGAGTGTTTTGTGTGGCTCTGTCTTGACCTAATTTGCTGAATTCTTCGAATCTTGAGACTACTTAATACATTTCTGGCCAAGGGAAACATCATGAATGTGTGATGGAATTGCAGTTGATGGCAGCTGCTGCTCTATTTCCTTGCAAAGAGACCTGGAAAAAACAAAAGACGGGTATTGACATTTGATCTACACTCAGCTTCTCTCTCTTTGAATGTTTCACCCACACTACTACTACTAGGTGGCCGTGCACTGAGTTTTGACATCATGATGCCTGGATTTGAGTCTCAACTCTGCCACTGGTAGCTGTATGAGCTTGGACAGCTATTTAACTTCTCTGCCTTAGTTTCTTCAATGACAAACTGAGACGATAACGTCCAGTTCCAAAGGGTGTCATGAGGATTACATGTGATAATCCATAGCAACAACAAAAGTAAGCATGCAGGATTAGCTTTTCTATTCTTCACGAACAGCCAAAGGCTTGTTCCCTAGATAGACTCCAAACTCAGCAACACTGATAAAATGGCTGAAGTTCCCAATATGCCCCACTAGTCCAATGACCTGCCTATGTCTACTATAAACTCTGGTTTCAGACAGAATTACAAGGCATTCAAAGAATATgttattccttctcttcctcctgctacttttctccctccctttaacccttttcctctccttcctttttcttcttctctgcctGTAATCACTGCCTTGCACCTTCCTATCGACAAAATTCTGCTTGCCTTTTAAATCCCAGTCTAAAAGTCACCACTTCTGTAAAATTTCTCCAAACCTCTCTAGGCTGAATAAGCTTAAATGCCCTCTTCTCTGGGCTACTACACTTCTTATAACCTTCTTTCATAGTATATAATATAACGCATTGGCttcattacttttaaaaacagACTTTACTTTTAGAACAGTTTCAGGtccacagcaaaattgagtggaaaaATATAGTCTCTGTACCCTATACCCTAATTCCGCACATGCATAGCTGCCCTCTCCTGTACCAAAGTATTACTTAGTGAACCCACGTGACAGTTCTGTATCAGATATGCCTTTGCAACTACTTTCTCCAAGGCTGTTGCTTGGCTTATCATTATTCTGAAGAATTATCTTTATATTCTCCTCCAATAGATTGATTGCAAGGTCTTCAAGAACAAGGGGTGTAACTTTGCATACACAGAAACTGACACAAAAGCATAGAAAGAACTTTTTTAAACCAAtttgaaatataataaataccaGTATCCTTTTAAGAAGTTACAATGGACACTGAGAGTAAGTAAAAATACCATAAAATCAGATGTACATATCGTAATCGTCCTAAAAATCTTGTTTCTTAACTAGATAGTTATACTGAACAAGAGATCTAGAAGCAGAAATACATGTATTTCTGTCAGTTACTCTTCTGTGTGCAAGCTGTCAAACAGTGCTGAGTCTCTAGCAATGACATATGTTAACTGTGGCCCAAATGCAGGCAACATGGATACAAAAGGGCCTGAGGTCAGTACTTGTAAACTTGCAACTGTTCACTGAGACTTGCCAACTCAAATGACTTTATTCCTAACTTAGAAAACAAGACCCTAAGGTTCTCTTTCATTTCCTACCAGATGGTACTTTTCATGATTGTGACAAACGGCAAAAACAGaatcaaatgtattttttgtaAGGTTTGTTAGTCGTGAATCTCTCCACCAAAAGGCACTAAGGTTTTAATATGAACTGGATTCAGAGACTAGGTTGAAGGTGAAATGGGGTAGGGTGTGACAGGTGCAGCCTTAATCCAATACAAAAGCACTTGAGCCACACATTGCTTTCACTCTTTAGGAAGGCACATAACCAGAGAATAATTTGTGGTAATAGGGATCTCTTGGGGGTCATAGACTCATGTCTGCTGCTTTATGACAAACTGATTTCATTATTCCTATCCTCACAATGCTAAGCTGAAACTCAGACACTCTGTCTCCAGTGACACTGATCACATCCCTTTGTAGCTCAGTTCATCCTGTGGCTCTTCCCATAGCTGTGAAGCTCCTCTTTCCATCTAGCCTTGAGTTTTCTTGCCCCAATAAGTGACCACTGCTAAAAATCTTCTTTTAGGAGCTCCTTCTATAGTTTGTAGCT
This sequence is a window from Manis pentadactyla isolate mManPen7 chromosome 5, mManPen7.hap1, whole genome shotgun sequence. Protein-coding genes within it:
- the LOC118916028 gene encoding cytochrome c oxidase subunit 7B2, mitochondrial, producing the protein MMFPLARNVLSSLKIRRIQQIRSRQSHTKHSPGFHDKYGNAVLASGTTFCVVAWVFMGTQIGWNLSPVGRVTPREWNDE